A single window of Neospora caninum Liverpool complete genome, chromosome XII DNA harbors:
- a CDS encoding putative SNARE domain-containing protein: protein MSDFWKRDVRQVEALRDEIVSLLQQRQKQTGGANTGASGRSSAVLRGKFSQFCQDVEQLERTLKATEAERRGDLSPAEWRQRRDQVAHLHAAKSELQIAFTRAFSTGEDFYDSAASAEVLVDVPRGARVLKTREEDILAEQDEQLSFLEGTVSNLKSIGHAVGDEVDVHRKLLSDLDDDVDRAQTLLEKNRETLRKIIERQSTVCLLLTALALLVVLIFLMVATA, encoded by the exons ATGAGTGACTTCTGGAAGCGAGACGTAAGGCAGGTGGAGGCTCTCAGGGACGAGatcgtttcgcttcttcaaCAGCGCCAGAAACAAACAGGCGGAGCAAACACTGGAGCTTCAGGACGTTCCAGTGCGGTGCTTCGGGGGAAATTCTCTCAGTTCTGTCAG GATGTGGAGCAACTGGAGAGGACCCTGAAGGCAACAGAGGCCGAAAGGCGCGGCGATCTGTCGCCCGCTGAGTGGCGGCAAAGACGCGACCAAGTCGCGCATCTTCACGCAGCGAAGTCCGAGCTGCAAATCGCCTTCACTCGCGCGTTCTCCACGGGCGAGGACTTCTACGACTCGGCT GCTTCCGCTGAGGTCCTCGTGGACGTTCCGCGGGGAGCGAGAGTTttgaagacgcgagaagaagacattCTCGCGGAGCAAGACGAACAGTTGAGTTTTCTCGAGGGGACGGTGAGCAACCTGAAGAGCATCGGCCACGCTGTCGGCGACGAAGTGGACGTGCACCGAAAGCTCTTGAGCGACTTGGACGACGACGTCGATCGGGCACAGACGCTTCtggagaaaaacagggaaacgcTGCGGAAAATCATCGAGAGGCAATCCACTGTTTGTCTCCTCCTCACGGCTCTTGCGCTGCTCGTcgtcctcatcttcctcatGGTTGCAACAGCTTAA